The following proteins are encoded in a genomic region of Streptomyces collinus Tu 365:
- a CDS encoding TIGR04282 family arsenosugar biosynthesis glycosyltransferase, with protein sequence MITLLVIAKEPRPGRVKTRLTPPFSPEQAAGLAEAALADTLRAVAEAPATRRVLVLDGRPGRWLPPGFDVVPQCAGGLDTRLADAFARCSGPALLIGMDTPQVTPDLLTVDFRDCDALFGPAEDGGFWALGLARPEPGLLRGVPMSAPQTGAVQRERLVAAGLRVRDLPRLRDVDTADDARAVAALAPHGAFAARLAGCAAGR encoded by the coding sequence ATGATCACCCTTCTCGTCATCGCCAAGGAACCCCGTCCCGGGCGGGTCAAGACGCGGCTGACCCCGCCGTTCAGTCCGGAGCAGGCCGCCGGACTCGCCGAGGCCGCGCTCGCCGACACGCTGCGGGCGGTGGCCGAGGCCCCGGCCACCCGCAGGGTGCTGGTGCTCGACGGCCGTCCGGGCCGCTGGCTGCCGCCCGGCTTCGACGTCGTACCGCAGTGCGCGGGCGGCCTCGACACCCGGCTCGCCGACGCGTTCGCCCGCTGCTCCGGGCCCGCCCTGCTGATCGGCATGGACACCCCGCAGGTCACCCCGGACCTGCTCACCGTCGACTTCAGGGACTGCGACGCCCTGTTCGGCCCGGCCGAGGACGGCGGCTTCTGGGCGCTGGGCCTGGCTCGCCCCGAACCCGGGCTGCTGCGGGGCGTGCCGATGTCGGCCCCGCAGACCGGGGCCGTGCAGCGGGAGCGTCTGGTGGCCGCGGGGCTGCGGGTGCGGGACCTGCCCCGGCTGCGGGACGTCGACACCGCCGACGACGCACGGGCGGTCGCCGCGCTCGCCCCGCACGGCGCCTTCGCCGCCCGGCTGGCCGGCTGCGCGGCCGGCCGGTGA
- a CDS encoding transcriptional regulator, with protein sequence MTAGPDGTPPALDRELHHPTRLALAAYLSGCSEAEFAVLRDYCQVSDSTLSKTLSALERTGHVSVRKGYFGKRPRTWAALTLSGRRALAGHLAALEGIASAARRAAAAAEPERSGHSSSSSTGRDRPGSGSSAISARTTSTSPMNRS encoded by the coding sequence GTGACGGCCGGCCCGGACGGTACGCCCCCCGCCCTGGACCGGGAGCTCCACCACCCCACCCGGCTCGCCCTGGCCGCCTATCTCTCCGGCTGCTCGGAGGCCGAGTTCGCGGTCCTGCGGGACTACTGCCAGGTGTCCGACTCGACGCTGAGCAAGACCCTTTCCGCGCTGGAGCGGACGGGTCATGTCAGTGTCCGCAAGGGCTACTTCGGCAAGCGGCCGCGCACCTGGGCCGCCCTCACGCTCAGCGGCCGCCGGGCACTCGCGGGCCACCTGGCGGCCCTGGAGGGGATCGCCTCGGCGGCCCGCCGAGCGGCGGCCGCGGCCGAGCCGGAGCGCTCAGGTCACTCGTCCTCCTCCAGCACCGGGCGGGACCGGCCCGGCTCGGGCAGTTCGGCCATCTCCGCGCGCACCACCAGCACGTCGCCGATGAACAGGTCGTAG
- a CDS encoding SDR family NAD(P)-dependent oxidoreductase: MSVFAVVGAGPGLGYAVARRFGREGYAVALLARDRHRLDELVAGLAGEGVTARGFAADVRRPEELVAALRDAAAALGTVEVLQYSPVPHRDFMRPVLETRHRDLLGPIEFSVYGPVAAVQQVLPGMRELGRGTVLLVNGGTAAVPHPERAGTSIAFAAESAYGHLLHDRLAPEGIHVGQLVIPGAITAGHVRKDPSVLADTLWAMHRDRRGYRHYADDLDG, from the coding sequence ATGAGCGTCTTCGCCGTCGTCGGGGCCGGACCCGGTCTCGGGTACGCCGTCGCCCGCCGGTTCGGGCGGGAGGGGTACGCCGTCGCCCTGCTCGCCCGGGACCGGCACCGCCTCGACGAACTGGTGGCGGGCCTCGCCGGGGAAGGGGTCACCGCCCGGGGGTTCGCCGCCGACGTGCGCCGGCCCGAGGAACTGGTCGCGGCGCTGCGGGACGCCGCCGCCGCGCTCGGCACCGTCGAGGTGCTGCAGTACAGCCCGGTGCCGCACCGGGACTTCATGCGGCCCGTGCTGGAGACCCGGCACCGGGACCTGCTCGGGCCGATCGAGTTCTCGGTGTACGGGCCGGTCGCGGCGGTGCAGCAGGTGCTGCCGGGGATGCGGGAGCTGGGGCGCGGCACCGTCCTGCTCGTCAACGGCGGGACGGCCGCCGTACCGCACCCCGAGCGGGCCGGGACGTCGATCGCGTTCGCCGCGGAGAGCGCGTACGGCCATCTGCTGCACGACCGGCTGGCCCCCGAGGGGATCCACGTCGGGCAGCTGGTGATCCCGGGCGCGATCACGGCCGGGCACGTCCGCAAGGACCCCTCCGTGCTGGCGGACACCCTGTGGGCGATGCACCGGGACCGGCGCGGCTACCGGCACTACGCCGACGACCTGGACGGCTGA
- a CDS encoding MIP/aquaporin family protein: MAVEIPSLIKPSRLRSRGGLLGECVAEFLGTFVLISFGCGVVAMAVAALPGSGRAATPTTIFLAAGDWLLITWGWAFAVVFGVYVAGGVSGAHINPAVTLAMAVRRGFPWLKVLPYWFAQIVGAFAGAALVYLVYHQAINAFDAAVPGPKVNGHTNATFSIFATFPAAYFHGGIWGPLIDQIVGTAFLLMLIAAVLDLRNQAVKANLAPLIVGFVVAAIGMSYGANAGYAINPARDFGPRLFTWALGWDSLAFPGTVAGSYSGYWWIPIVGPLVGAVVGILIYDLFIGDVLVVRAEMAELPEPGRSRPVLEEDE; encoded by the coding sequence ATGGCTGTCGAAATCCCTTCGCTCATCAAGCCCTCCCGGCTCAGAAGCCGGGGCGGTCTGCTCGGTGAGTGCGTGGCGGAGTTCCTCGGGACCTTCGTCCTCATCTCCTTCGGCTGCGGCGTGGTCGCGATGGCGGTCGCCGCACTGCCCGGTTCAGGCCGTGCCGCCACCCCCACGACGATCTTCCTCGCGGCGGGCGACTGGCTGCTCATCACCTGGGGCTGGGCCTTCGCCGTGGTCTTCGGCGTGTACGTGGCCGGAGGCGTCAGCGGCGCCCACATCAACCCGGCGGTGACCCTGGCCATGGCCGTGCGCCGAGGGTTCCCCTGGCTGAAGGTGCTGCCCTACTGGTTCGCGCAGATCGTGGGCGCGTTCGCCGGGGCGGCGCTGGTCTACCTGGTCTACCACCAGGCGATCAACGCCTTCGACGCCGCGGTGCCGGGACCGAAGGTGAACGGGCACACCAACGCCACGTTCTCCATCTTCGCGACCTTCCCGGCCGCGTACTTCCACGGCGGCATCTGGGGTCCGCTGATCGACCAGATCGTCGGCACGGCCTTCCTGCTGATGCTGATCGCCGCCGTGCTCGACCTGCGCAACCAGGCCGTGAAGGCCAACCTCGCACCGCTGATCGTCGGCTTCGTCGTCGCCGCGATCGGCATGTCGTACGGCGCGAACGCGGGCTACGCCATCAACCCGGCCCGCGACTTCGGGCCGCGGCTGTTCACCTGGGCGCTGGGCTGGGACAGCCTGGCCTTCCCGGGCACGGTGGCCGGCTCGTACAGCGGCTACTGGTGGATCCCGATCGTGGGTCCGCTGGTCGGCGCCGTGGTCGGCATCCTGATCTACGACCTGTTCATCGGCGACGTGCTGGTGGTGCGCGCGGAGATGGCCGAACTGCCCGAGCCGGGCCGGTCCCGCCCGGTGCTGGAGGAGGACGAGTGA
- a CDS encoding class I SAM-dependent methyltransferase, whose product MSAPAVPAAPAWAACDPYATALRTGRGPLFLQRADGWLLPLEVERWCAAADAVDRAVLDRCEGAVLDVGCGPGRLVAELAARGRTVLGVDVSEAAVARTVTVGGQALRRSVFEPLPGEGRWGTVLLMDGNIGIGGDVPALLRRMARLLAPGGLLIAETAPLDIEERTEVRVVTPGRDPVGEPFPWARVGTPALLRHAERPGWRAAAQWTAGGRRFVALRTRAASSSAEPPKSTAVISSQRPRNTSADCPVAER is encoded by the coding sequence GTGAGCGCCCCCGCCGTCCCGGCCGCGCCCGCCTGGGCCGCCTGCGACCCGTACGCCACGGCCCTGCGCACCGGCCGGGGCCCGCTGTTCCTGCAACGCGCCGACGGCTGGCTGCTGCCGCTGGAGGTGGAGCGCTGGTGCGCCGCCGCGGACGCCGTGGACCGGGCGGTGCTGGACCGCTGCGAGGGCGCCGTCCTGGACGTCGGCTGCGGGCCGGGCCGGCTGGTGGCGGAGCTCGCCGCCCGGGGCCGTACCGTCCTCGGCGTCGACGTCAGCGAGGCCGCCGTCGCCCGCACCGTGACCGTCGGCGGCCAGGCGCTGCGCCGCTCGGTGTTCGAGCCGCTGCCCGGCGAGGGCCGCTGGGGCACCGTGCTGCTGATGGACGGCAACATCGGCATCGGCGGCGACGTGCCCGCCCTGCTGCGCCGGATGGCCCGGCTGCTCGCGCCCGGCGGTCTGCTGATCGCCGAGACGGCGCCGCTGGACATCGAGGAGCGGACCGAGGTGCGGGTCGTCACCCCCGGCCGGGACCCCGTGGGCGAGCCGTTCCCCTGGGCGCGGGTCGGCACCCCCGCGCTGCTCCGGCACGCGGAGCGGCCCGGGTGGCGGGCGGCCGCTCAGTGGACGGCCGGCGGCCGCCGCTTCGTCGCCCTGCGCACCCGCGCCGCCAGCAGCAGCGCCGAGCCGCCGAAGAGCACGGCGGTAATCAGCAGCCAGCGGCCGAGGAACACGTCGGCCGACTGCCCCGTGGCGGAGCGGTAG
- a CDS encoding molybdopterin-dependent oxidoreductase translates to MRDRPRLPVSPEFWRSPLRGPWFTSVLGLVLLVGVTVLFVTGLLSYAAYNPDLSPVNDTTPGKGILGFYLFPWPTGPVWLYRFTQGLHVTLGITLVPVLLAKLWSVVPRLFALPPARSLAHALERISLLLLVGGGLFEFTTGVLNVQLDYVFPGSFYPLHFYGAWVFFAAFVAHAVLKAPAAVRTVRRRRGVPEAGVREEDDLVATRPDAPTVSRRGALALVGGGSLLLFLTTVGQSLGGPFRRTALLAPHGGPDPAGGPNGFQINKTAAYAGIDPAETGRDAWRLVVTGRTGTVRLDRAQLLRMPLHSSSLPIACVEGWSTADQWWRGVRLRDLAALVGYDGDPPDLFVESLQRHGAFRHAALRANQVADGRSLLALYVNGEELSPDHGHPARIIVPAAPGVLNTKWVARLTFGDL, encoded by the coding sequence ATGCGCGACCGTCCCCGGCTTCCCGTCTCACCCGAGTTCTGGCGCAGCCCCCTGCGCGGCCCCTGGTTCACCTCGGTGCTCGGCCTCGTCCTGCTCGTCGGCGTCACGGTGCTGTTCGTGACCGGCCTGCTGTCGTACGCGGCCTACAACCCGGACCTGTCCCCGGTGAACGACACGACCCCCGGCAAGGGGATCCTCGGCTTCTACCTCTTCCCGTGGCCGACCGGTCCGGTATGGCTGTACCGGTTCACCCAGGGCCTGCACGTCACCCTCGGCATCACCCTGGTCCCGGTGCTGCTGGCCAAGCTGTGGTCGGTGGTGCCCCGGCTGTTCGCGCTGCCGCCGGCCCGCTCGCTCGCGCACGCGCTGGAGCGGATCTCGCTGCTGCTGCTGGTCGGGGGCGGCCTGTTCGAGTTCACCACCGGGGTGCTCAACGTCCAGCTCGACTACGTCTTCCCCGGCTCCTTCTATCCGCTGCACTTCTACGGGGCGTGGGTGTTCTTCGCCGCGTTCGTGGCCCACGCCGTCCTGAAGGCACCGGCCGCGGTGCGCACCGTACGGCGGCGGCGAGGTGTGCCGGAGGCAGGCGTGCGGGAGGAGGACGATCTGGTCGCGACGCGTCCCGACGCGCCCACCGTCTCCCGGCGCGGGGCGCTGGCCCTGGTCGGCGGCGGCTCGCTGCTGCTGTTCCTGACCACGGTGGGGCAGAGCCTGGGCGGCCCCTTCCGCCGCACCGCCCTGCTCGCCCCGCACGGCGGGCCCGACCCGGCCGGCGGCCCGAACGGCTTCCAGATCAACAAGACCGCCGCCTACGCCGGGATCGACCCGGCGGAGACGGGGCGGGACGCGTGGCGGCTCGTGGTCACCGGGCGTACCGGCACCGTCCGGCTCGACCGCGCCCAGCTGCTGCGGATGCCGCTGCACAGCTCCTCGCTGCCGATCGCCTGCGTGGAGGGCTGGTCCACCGCCGACCAGTGGTGGCGCGGGGTGCGGCTGCGCGACCTCGCGGCGCTCGTCGGCTACGACGGCGATCCGCCCGACCTGTTCGTGGAGTCCCTGCAACGGCACGGCGCCTTCCGCCACGCGGCGCTGCGCGCGAACCAGGTGGCGGACGGCCGCTCCCTGCTCGCCCTGTACGTCAACGGCGAGGAGCTGTCCCCCGACCACGGCCACCCGGCCCGGATCATCGTGCCCGCGGCGCCCGGGGTGCTCAACACCAAGTGGGTGGCCCGGCTGACCTTCGGAGACCTGTGA